Proteins found in one Plasmodium malariae genome assembly, chromosome: 13 genomic segment:
- the PmUG01_13043700 gene encoding ubiquitin carboxyl-terminal hydrolase, putative produces MSFLKGKIHVSILNKFVDFYAEKNYERVQNISVANNNEFKKKKRQHASSRYVEEDEKNIGRKRKDFLRKKRKKECEKELIKYNIKCRKIKKVISRKKRKNEDEKEYIPFQGKQNKEKFSASSVEGSENEKTLIDKMEEEKTCILSKNHGNVLSSKLKRINKIKNYRSNKKSNKKFTRSKIKKNLHPLLNNGKNIFLNRGLSHYYHLANSYKKFLKIKKKNKSMEKNFENSIIGGKLSRTKLITSKNDSPSPTLRDDENVNKEQEKQLCVKGRVRNGLKATDLGEISEKKMKQKKEKKKKDKTSSTGKDYCKKRKYQSPPQTDENMQFIMCSSLEERYKRNTSKTENLKNKKISVKYRIKTSNTVSRDDCTKFSKNIEKYGVNNKMKKDKQRVKRKKSEMMNRFRSSINQSVYCQVEENIPKGCTSITQGTNNTQDKMDIFTSNPHSKGGGKNNSETEHISYENDSSSSSSHFEGSTSDIHDSFSINHDERKDRNIIESAQRKKRKKKKPQKGKEDIYKDNSIINECKRKDNKYNIVNVTSINELVERGVRIEKEERQEEKQVQQVQQVQQIQQVQQVQQVQQVQQVQQVQQVQQVQQVQQVQQVQQVQQVQQVQQVQQVQQVQQVQQVQQVQQVQQVQQIQQVQQVQQVQQIQNQNMQYMKEGRETTCYITQYSSREAGNNECLKKGDSNLSNSSDGRTNVIRVEGTKSTKGEEDGKKEAIGVNIRNEGNIPTDNRNKENNTTIVNRNSENDSTSVNRKDAENPALNKRSVQMDCAEKGFGKALLDSSSSNGLNLKEYLILKEIKTKEDNEMIHLNLDSTFFVSKGAGLYNYGQNICFFNSIIQTFIRIPYVCKDLLNKLHSLNCEKKKSRVFCFYCLFEQFACTIISKRCVIKNILIPYIKKYICNSYHIGYQEDVHEYLRYFLCSLEKSSFYSSIYIQKMFTGVTKNVTICMKCNNVSLKYEQYYELALDISSSNNLEEALKKFLSKEMLMGDNGYFCEKCGKKKKATKQCVINKLPRVLTIQVKRFFMNSKHHVVKNHKYLSYPLYLDMKYYVNNYDLFENNFNNNVISLYEKMNKNGNSQNSHLIKEHTTTVLNYKNYNNAIGELRFNGLNISRRHLHMRNMSNEEKRESFFRNDNNTPYEDAVRTRYCSVWADKPHVRAGSNYNNYSCHNDNDNNCNNNDNEKNDNNCNNNDNEKNDNNCNNNDNEKNYNNCNNNDNNDNNNNNSNNNNNKNNNNNEKNDNKNNNNNEKNDNKRACGGYMDTCSSMRVLKEIESMLTNLKREIYRKQMNRKDSTSNLKDLIIEKRKSIMNELRKIRYTKFYKDVLLTICKDFNTMNYYVKTNCENKNVSQKTVLLKYKVDYYHKRGGYQQYRSRGRKQLYMACEGSSGASNARDAERQSDYGKLDEQRRRNNLNNSINEENGYFSYELTGLIKHLGSGTEYGHYVALTKSNNNIYLQCDDNNISYINKHDILNCVKNAYVFIYTCINPGFIDFYNKYIDVSEKKKFNINLPVFEKRVEFKERITMPKKMFISKSLHY; encoded by the coding sequence ATGAGTTTTCTGAAAGGGAAAATTCATGTTTCTATTTTGAATAAGTTTGTTGATTTTTACgcagaaaaaaattatgaacgtGTTCAGAACATTTCGGTAGCGAATAAcaatgaatttaaaaaaaagaaaagacaACATGCATCGAGTAGATATGTTGAAGAGgacgaaaaaaatatagggAGAAAGAGGAAAGATTTTCTTAGAAAAAAGCGGAAAAAAGAATGTGAGaaagaattaattaaatataatataaaatgtaggaaaataaagaaagtCATAAGTaggaagaaaaggaaaaatgaagaCGAAAAGGAATACATACCTTTCCAAGGAAAACAGAACAAGGAAAAATTTAGTGCTTCTTCAGTTGAAGGGAGCGAAAATGAAAAGACATTAATCGACAAAATGGAGGAGGAAAAAACATGTATTTTATCGAAAAATCATGGCAATGTGTTGTCAAGTAAATTAAAGAggattaacaaaataaaaaattataggagtaataaaaaaagtaataaaaagttCACAAggagtaaaataaaaaaaaatttacatccTCTGTTGAATAATGgaaagaatatatttcttaatagAGGATTGagtcattattatcatctagctaattcttataaaaaatttttaaaaattaaaaaaaaaaacaagagcATGGAAAAGAATTTTGAAAATAGTATAATTGGGGGAAAATTAAGCAGAACAAAACTAATTACTTCGAAGAATGACTCACCATCACCTACATTAAGGGATGacgaaaatgtaaataaagaACAGGAGAAGCAGTTATGTGTTAAAGGAAGAGTAAGAAATGGGTTAAAAGCAACTGACCTAGGTGAAATAAGTGAAAAGAAGATGAAGcagaagaaggaaaaaaaaaaaaaagataaaactTCATCCACGGGAAAagattattgtaaaaaaagaaaatatcaGTCCCCTCCTCAAACAGATGAAAACATGCAGTTTATTATGTGTAGCAGTTTGGAGGAGCGGTATAAAAGAAACACAAGTAAAACggaaaatttgaaaaataagaaaatttcgGTAAAATACAGAATAAAAACTTCAAACACAGTAAGTAGAGATGATTgtacaaaattttcaaaaaatatagaaaaatatggcgttaataataaaatgaaaaaggacAAACAAAGAgtgaagagaaaaaagagcGAAATGATGAACAGGTTTAGGTCTAGTATAAACCAGAGCGTTTATTGTCAGGTCGAGGAAAATATACCGAAAGGATGTACGAGTATTACGCAAGGCACTAACAATACGCAAGATAAAATGGATATTTTTACTTCAAACCCGCATAGCAAAGGGGGGGGGAAAAATAATTCTGAAACTGAACACATTAGTTATGAAAAtgatagtagtagtagtagtagtcaTTTCGAAGGATCAACGAGTGATATACATGACAGTTTTAGTATCAACCATGATGAGAGGAAAGACCGAAATATTATAGAAAGTGCACAAAGAAAGAagagaaagaagaaaaaaccgcaaaaaggaaaggaagatatatataaagataacAGTATCATAAATGAATGCAAAAGGAAAGATAACAAGTATAATATCGTTAATGTTACTTCGATCAATGAATTAGTCGAGAGGGGGGTGCGAATCGAAAAAGAGGAGAGACAAGAAGAAAAACAGGTACAACAGGTACAACAGGTACAACAGATACAACAGGTACAACAGGTACAACAGGTACAACAGGTACAACAGGTACAACAGGTACAACAGGTACAACAGGTACAACAGGTACAACAGGTACAACAGGTACAACAGGTACAACAGGTACAACAGGTACAACAGGTACAACAGGTACAACAGGTACAACAGGTACAACAGGTACAACAGGTACAACAGGTACAACAGGTACAACAGATACAACAGGTACAACAGGTACAACAGGTACAACAGATACAAAATCAAAATATGCAGTATATGAAGGAAGGCAGGGAGACCACTTGTTATATCACACAATATAGCAGCAGAGAAGCTGGAAATAACGAATGTTTAAAAAAGGGCGATAGTAACCTTAGTAATTCCAGTGATGGACGAACAAATGTAATTCGTGTGGAGGGGACAAAAAGTACAAAGGGTGAAGAAGATGGGAAAAAGGAAGCTATAGGGGTGAATATCAGGAACGAGGGCAACATCCCTACTGATAATAGGAACAAAGAAAATAACACCACCATTGTTAACAGGAACAGTGAAAACGACTCTACTAGTGTTAACAGGAAGGATGCAGAAAATCCGGCGCTTAACAAGCGCTCAGTGCAGATGGACTGCGCAGAAAAGGGATTTGGGAAAGCGCTGCTAgacagtagtagtagtaatggTTTGAATTTAAAAGAGTACCTAATATTAAAGGAGATAAAAACCAAGGAAGATAATGAAATGATTCATCTAAATTTGGATTCAACATTTTTTGTATCAAAAGGGGCAGGATTATATAACTATGGTCagaatatatgtttttttaatagtattaTCCAAACGTTTATAAGGATCCCATACGTTTGTAAAGATTTACTTAATAAATTACATTCTCTAAATTgcgaaaaaaagaaaagtcgAGTATTTTGTTTCTATTGTTTATTCGAACAGTTCGCTTGTACTATTATATCAAAAAGatgtgtaataaaaaatatattaattccatatattaaaaaatatatatgtaatagtTATCATATAGGGTATCAAGAAGATGTACATGAGTATTTgagatattttttatgttctttAGAAaaatcttctttttattcttctatatatattcaaaaaatgttCACAGGAGTAACAAAGAATGTAACTATATGTATGAAATGTAATAAtgtttctttaaaatatgaacaatattATGAATTAGCTTTAGATATAAGTTCTTCTAATAATTTAGAGGaagcattaaaaaaatttttatccaAAGAAATGCTTATGGGAGATAATGGATATTTTTGTGAAAAATGtggtaagaaaaaaaaagctacTAAACAATgtgttattaataaattaccAAGAGTATTAACAATTCAGGtaaaaagattttttatgaattctAAACATCATGTTGTCAAAAATCATAAATATCTTTCCTACCCATTATACTTagatatgaaatattatgtaaataactatgatttatttgaaaataattttaataataatgtcaTATcgttatatgaaaaaatgaacaaaaatggaaatagCCAAAATAGTCATCTTATTAAAGAACACACTACTACTGttcttaattataaaaattacaacaaCGCTATTGGTGAGTTACGTTTTAACGGTTTAAATATTAGTAGAAGACATTTACATATGAGGAATATGTCAAATGAAGAGAAACGAGAATCTTTCTTTAGAAATGACAACAATACTCCGTATGAAGACGCAGTTCGAACGAGGTACTGCAGTGTATGGGCTGATAAACCCCATGTTCGTGCAGGTTCCAACTACAACAACTACAGCTGccataatgataatgataataattgtaataataatgataatgagaagaatgataataattgtaataataatgataatgagaagaatgataataattgtaataataatgataatgagaagaattataataattgtaataataatgataataatgataataataataataatagcaacaacaataataataagaataataataataatgagaagaatgataataagaataataataataatgagaaGAATGATAACAAAAGGGCTTGTGGTGGATACATGGACACGTGCAGCAGCATGCGtgttttaaaagaaatagaaagcATGCTCACCAAtttaaaaagggaaatataTCGGAAGCAAATGAACAGAAAGGATTCCACATCCAACTTGAAAGACCttataattgaaaaaagaaaaagtattatgaacgagttaagaaaaataagatacACTAAATTTTACAAAGATGTTCTTCTAACTATATGCAAAGACTTTAACACAATGAACTATTATGTTAAGACGAAttgtgaaaataaaaatgttagcCAAAAAACTGTTTTGTTGAAGTACAAGGTTGACTATTACCACAAGAGGGGGGGTTATCAGCAATACAGGAGCAGGGGTAGAAAGCAGTTATATATGGCATGTGAAGGATCCAGTGGTGCAAGTAATGCGCGTGATGCGGAAAGACAAAGCGACTATGGAAAACTGGACGAACAGAGAAGAAGAAACAATTTGAACAATTCCATTAATGAAGAGAATGGCTATTTCTCTTACGAGCTAACAGGCCTAATTAAGCATCTCGGATCTGGAACGGAATATGGTCATTACGTTGCCCTCACAAAATCgaacaataatatttatttgcaatgtgatgataataatatttcttatattaacAAGCATGACATACTAAATTGTGTAAAGAATGCctatgtgtttatatatacttgcaTCAATCCTGGTTTCATTgacttttataataaatacattgaTGTttcggaaaaaaaaaaatttaatataaatttacctGTATTCGAAAAGCGCGTTGAATTTAAGGAGCGAATAACAATGCCCAAGAAGATGTTCATAAGCAAGTCTCTCCACTACTAA